In a genomic window of Methanothrix sp.:
- the nth gene encoding endonuclease III — protein sequence MSDDRLNRLMEILESVYGVPEVRSVDPIDLLVITILSQNTSDINSSRAFEQLKSRFRSYDEILDASSEEIADAIRPGGLADIKAARIRGALERLRRDFGSVDLSALKKMSPEEARSYLTSIPGIGPKTASVLMLFGFGMPAMPVDTHVYRVSRRIGLVPENASIAETQRILEKITPRDKYISLHINLIRHGRLVCRARNPLCGRCEVRGLCRYMQMQHDQS from the coding sequence ATGTCCGATGATCGCCTCAATCGATTGATGGAGATACTGGAGAGCGTCTATGGTGTGCCTGAGGTCAGAAGCGTGGATCCCATCGATCTCCTGGTGATTACGATACTCTCGCAGAACACGTCTGACATAAACTCCAGCAGGGCGTTCGAGCAGCTTAAGAGCAGATTCAGGAGCTACGATGAGATCCTTGATGCTTCCAGCGAGGAGATCGCGGATGCGATCCGTCCGGGAGGCCTGGCCGATATAAAGGCCGCCAGGATCAGGGGAGCTCTCGAGCGGCTGAGAAGGGACTTCGGCTCTGTGGATCTCTCTGCATTGAAGAAGATGAGCCCTGAGGAGGCCAGGAGCTACCTCACATCGATTCCAGGAATCGGGCCGAAGACCGCATCTGTGCTAATGCTCTTCGGCTTCGGCATGCCTGCGATGCCTGTTGACACGCACGTGTACCGCGTCTCAAGAAGGATTGGGCTGGTGCCAGAGAACGCCAGCATCGCTGAGACGCAGAGGATTCTGGAGAAGATCACACCGCGTGATAAGTACATATCACTTCACATCAACCTGATCCGCCACGGCAGGCTCGTCTGCAGGGCCAGGAATCCGCTCTGCGGGAGGTGCGAGGTGAGAGGCCTCTGCAGATACATGCAGATGCAGCACGATCAAAGCTGA
- a CDS encoding MIP/aquaporin family protein, translated as MSLAKRCLAEVVGTAILVYFGAGAAAITLMISKGSSPPNPFNIGIGALGGLGDWFAIGMAFAIAIAGVIYALGRVSGAHINPAVTIALWATRRFPSGEVIPYIVAQLIGASLGSLLFAASAGSDAVMVGGLGATAPFPGISFGQAVLAEAIGTFLLMLVIMGVAVDERAPQGFAGLIIGLTVGGVITTTGNIAGSSLNPARTFGPYLIDHIMGGPVLWSHYPIYVIGPVLGALVAAFLYDMLAKE; from the coding sequence ATGTCCCTGGCAAAGAGATGTCTTGCTGAGGTCGTCGGGACAGCGATTCTGGTCTACTTCGGCGCTGGAGCCGCGGCCATCACACTCATGATCTCGAAGGGCTCCAGCCCGCCGAACCCCTTCAACATCGGGATCGGCGCGCTTGGCGGCCTGGGAGACTGGTTCGCGATAGGGATGGCCTTCGCCATAGCGATCGCGGGCGTCATATACGCTCTCGGGAGGGTCTCGGGGGCGCACATAAATCCGGCCGTTACGATAGCGCTCTGGGCCACCAGGAGGTTCCCGAGCGGCGAGGTGATTCCGTACATAGTGGCGCAGCTGATCGGCGCCTCTCTCGGATCCCTGCTCTTCGCCGCAAGCGCCGGATCTGATGCTGTGATGGTCGGCGGTCTCGGAGCGACTGCGCCGTTCCCCGGCATATCATTCGGCCAGGCCGTGCTAGCAGAGGCGATAGGGACGTTCCTGCTGATGCTGGTGATCATGGGGGTGGCTGTTGACGAGCGGGCGCCACAGGGGTTCGCCGGGCTCATCATAGGCCTCACAGTCGGGGGGGTCATAACGACCACAGGGAACATCGCAGGCTCGTCACTGAACCCCGCCAGGACATTCGGCCCCTACCTGATAGATCACATCATGGGCGGCCCTGTGCTCTGGAGCCACTATCCGATATACGTCATAGGCCCTGTGCTCGGTGCGCTTGTGGCAGCATTCCTCTACGACATGCTGGCAAAAGAATAA
- a CDS encoding DUF2180 family protein — MRCYLCALEGKTTEAVAICIVCGMGVCMDHLVRDEIEVWEGGYPFPSKKLKRRLPRILCKPCYAVYHEG; from the coding sequence ATGAGATGCTATCTCTGCGCTCTCGAGGGCAAAACCACCGAGGCGGTCGCGATATGCATAGTCTGCGGGATGGGCGTCTGCATGGATCATCTCGTCAGGGATGAGATCGAGGTCTGGGAGGGAGGATATCCCTTCCCCTCGAAGAAGCTGAAGAGACGGCTTCCCAGGATTCTCTGCAAGCCATGCTACGCTGTATACCACGAGGGATGA